A section of the Malus sylvestris chromosome 17, drMalSylv7.2, whole genome shotgun sequence genome encodes:
- the LOC126610928 gene encoding nuclear transport factor 2-like isoform X2, producing the protein MALQNAISRPTPSAQLVGNAFIEQYYHILHNNPGLVHRFYQDSSILSRPDSNGVMTSVTTMQGINEKILSLNYNKYKAEIKTADAQKSYEDGVTVLVTGCLTGKDNLKRKFAQSFFLAPQDNGFFVLNDVFRFVEDGDLLENHSVNEVNDAATILSSQDPEATHVPDPPAPDLETTQVEENPIMVEETYDTSDHERQYTTESDMEPPSYSNGNDVTVAVEPASTTAQEDSSKKSYASIVKVPKGSPGPSKVYVPTNTVRVASKKAETNLPGPTAPASVPEASAPTSTSALESSDTNEEVEGYSIYIRNLPLNVTTDQLQEEFKKFGPIKQGGVQVRNKKLQGHCFGFVEFESSSSMNSAIQASPITIGGRQAVIEIKRTTTRVGSSERGRFPPAGRGGFRNDSFRGRGNYGGGRSFGRNEYVRRGEFSGRGRGGPAGRSGYGYQARGRGGRSSEANQNAVSA; encoded by the exons ATGGCCTTGCAGAATGCAATTTCTCGACCCACTCCTAGTGCCCAACTTGTTGGAAATGCTTTCATTGAGCAGTATTACCATATTCTTCATAATAACCCAGGCCTGGTCCATCGGTTTTATCAGGATTCAAGCATACTAAGCCGGCCTGATTCCAATGGCGTGATGACATCAGTGACCACTATGCAA GGAATCAATGAGAAGATCCTTTCCTTAAATTACAACAAATATAAGGCTGAGATAAAGACTGCTGATGCTCAGAAGTCTTATGAAGATGGGGTGACTGTGTTAGTTACTGGTTGTTTAACAGGCAAGGATAACTTGAAAAGGAAATTCGCCCAATCATTTTTTCTTGCCCCTCAAGACAATGGGTTCTTTGTATTGAATGATGTCTTTAGATTTGTGGAAGATGGAGATCTTTTAGAAAACCATTCAGTTAATGAAGTTAATGATGCTGCAACAATCCTCTCAAGCCAGGATCCAG aggCAACTCATGTTCCTGATCCTCCTGCACCTGATCTGGAAACTACTCAAGTTGAAGAGAATCCAATTATGGTTGAGGAAACTTATGACACATCAGACCATGAGAGACAATACACTACAGAATCTGACATGGAACCCCCGTCTTATTCAAATGGGAACGATGTCACTGTGGCAGTTGAGCCGGCTTCTACGACAGCCCAAGAGGATAGTTCGAAGAAGTCGTATGCATCAATT GTTAAAGTTCCTAAAGGGAGTCCGGGACCAAGTAAGGTTTATGTGCCTACTAATACTGTAAGAGTGGCTTCTAAGAAAGCGGAAACTAATTTGCCTGGGCCAACTGCACCTGCTTCTGTGCCTGAAGCATCAGCCCCAACTAGCACTAGTGCCTTAGAGAGTAGTGATACTAATGAGGAAG TTGAGGGCTATTCTATTTACATAAGGAATTTGCCCTTAAACGTGACGACTGATCAGCTTCAGgaagaattcaagaaatttgGACCAATAAAGCAAGGAGGCGTCCAAGTCCGAAATAAGAAA CTCCAGGGCCACTGTTTTGGATTTGTTGAGTTCGAGTCTTCAAGTTCCATGAATAGTGCCATTCAG GCTTCACCAATCACTATTGGTGGCCGTCAAGCTGTCATCGAGATAAAGAGAACTACCACTCGAG TTGGTAGCAGTGAAAGAGGTAGATTTCCTCCTGCTGGAAGGGGTGGGTTCCGAAATGACAGCTTTAGAGGCCGTGGGAACTATGGCGGTGGCCGGAGCTTTGGCAGAAACGAATATGTGAGAAGGGGCGAATTCTCAGGCCGAGGCAGGGGTGGCCCAGCTGGGCGCAGTGGATATGGTTATCAGGCACGAGGGAGGGGCGGACGCTCAAGTGAAGCAAACCAGAATGCTGTTTCTGCATAA
- the LOC126609755 gene encoding phenolic glucoside malonyltransferase 1-like, translated as MTDPNNSLKVVEVCRVAPQTKPGSSDSAFSSGVENLTYNKDGPVSAVFQINHTLVPHELSLPLTLFDLLWIRFPPFHRLLFYEILPCSSPADTLLFFHSTIIPKLKTSLSITLQHFLPLAGNITWPENSHKPTLDYVQGDTLSLTVSESDADFHHLSSNDFKIESKEYYPLVPQLAVSHEKAAVMALQITIFPSGGFSIGISMHHAAIDGKTLFLFLKSWAHICKHVHQSDDILLPDQLKPFYDRSVIQHPIGLQLEAIYLNQFLNMDGRQNNRSLMVAAQYKSLVVPNSFRGIFEFTSANIQALRKRVTTRMKEITTNQQQERDPSVHMSTFSLTCAYTWVCLVKAEQGEEEEIKGDKIPLFISVDCRSRLAPPLPANFFGNIVTAYLTVAERKGLLGEDGLVMAIIAISEAIKGLDNGGLNGVEDLVSRLYLSDEQKSTSDPRTVFTTAGSHRFDMYGTDFGWGRPRSTEVVRKNSTGAITFADGKNGGGAVDIGVVLEKHHMEAFASLFAKGLETL; from the coding sequence ATGACAGACCCAAATAACTCTCTGAAAGTCGTTGAAGTTTGTAGGGTAGCTCCACAAACAAAACCTGGCTCATCAGACTCAGCATTCTCATCAGGAGTAGAGAATCTTACCTACAACAAAGATGGTCCCGTTTCAGCAGTATTCCAAATCAATCACACACTGGTGCCTCACGAGTTGTCTCTTCCGCTAACCCTCTTCGACCTCCTATGGATAAGGTTTCCGCCCTTCCATCGCCTTTTGTTCTATGAAATATTGCCATGCTCTTCACCTGCAGACACTTTACTCTTTTTTCATTCAACAATTATTCCAAAACTCAAAACGTCGCTCTCTATCACCCTCCAACATTTTCTACCTCTAGCTGGAAACATCACGTGGCCCGAGAACTCCCACAAACCCACCCTCGATTACGTCCAAGGTGACACCCTTTCGCTCACGGTATCCGAATCTGATGCCGATTTCCACCACCTCTCAAGCAATGACTTTAAAATCGAATCCAAAGAATACTATCCCCTCGTACCCCAACTGGCAGTATCTCATGAAAAAGCGGCCGTGATGGCTTTGCAAATCACCATCTTTCCCAGCGGCGGTTTTTCCATTGGCATATCGATGCACCATGCAGCTATTGACGGCAAGACTCTCTTCTTGTTTCTGAAATCATGGGCTCACATATGCAAACATGTTCATCAATCTGATGATATTTTGTTACCTGATCAGCTCAAACCATTTTATGACAGAAGCGTAATCCAACACCCGATCGGTCTCCAACTCGAAGCGATCTACTTGAACCAGTTTCTAAACATGGACGGAAGACAAAACAATCGAAGCTTGATGGTTGCAGCTCAATATAAATCTCTAGTGGTACCGAATTCCTTTCGAGGCATCTTCGAATTCACAAGCGCGAACATACAAGCTTTACGGAAAAGGGTCACGACCAGAATGAAAGAGATCACCACCAACCAACAACAAGAACGTGATCCATCGGTTCATATGTCAACTTTTTCGCTAACGTGCGCTTACACATGGGTTTGCTTAGTAAAAGCAGAACaaggggaggaagaagaaataaaaggGGACAAGATACCTTTGTTTATTAGCGTGGACTGCCGGTCACGCTTAGCCCCTCCTTTACCTGCAAACTTTTTCGGAAACATAGTCACGGCCTACCTAACAGTTGCAGAAAGAAAAGGACTTTTGGGAGAAGACGGGTTGGTTATGGCGATAATTGCGATCAGTGAAGCCATTAAAGGTTTGGACAACGGGGGTTTGAATGGCGTGGAAGATTTGGTTTCACGATTGTACCTCTCTGATGAACAGAAGAGTACATCTGATCCTCGCACAGTATTTACGACCGCTGGATCGCATCGGTTTGACATGTATGGCACTGATTTTGGATGGGGAAGGCCGAGGAGTACCGAAGTGGTTCGGAAAAATAGTACCGGAGCGATCACTTTTGCAGATGGCAAGAACGGTGGTGGCGCTGTTGACATTGGGGTGGTTTTGGAAAAACATCATATGGAGGCATTTGCTTCTCTATTTGCTAAGGGTCTTGAAACCCTTTGA
- the LOC126610939 gene encoding eukaryotic translation initiation factor 3 subunit M-like has protein sequence MLQSLKVQMKHFVYSLFNLYNLLENPYSRFLVYLSALNLAINRRVTEHVIPSFKNVESFLKEWNIGISDQKQLFLTVANVLKEHKNLAKESFKFLAKYLATF, from the exons ATGTTACAAAGTCTGAAAGTCCAGATGAAGCATTTTGTTTACAGTTTGTTCAATCTGTACAACCTACTGGAGAACCCATATAGCCGGTTCTTAGTCTACTTGAGTGCTCTTAATTTGGCTATCAATCGGAGGGTCACTGAACATGTCATCCCTTCATTCAAAAATGTGGAAAGTTTTTTGAAAGAGTGGAATATTGGGATCTCTGATCAGAAGCAGTTATTTCTGACCGTCGCTAATGTACTGAAAGAACACAAAAA TCTGGCAAAGGAGTCTTTCAAATTCCTGGCCAAGTACTTGGCGACTTTTTGA
- the LOC126610705 gene encoding receptor-like protein kinase FERONIA → MAGASRQSTFRLNKSPFNVALSVTNPALNAYTFPLSSSPKFIRLYFFPASYAPNFDRSQAVFSVKAGGFTLLHDFNASATADASASDTIYREFCFHTESGQNLNITFSPGKASPDAYAFINGIEILSMPPYLFYTSPQSPDGVAYVGSAKTIRIENNTAQEMVYRINIGDESRIYSYQDTGMHRNWDGSGDEYSYLDDLSRKFT, encoded by the coding sequence ATGGCCGGGGCCTCACGCCAATCTACGTTCCGTTTGAACAAATCACCCTTCAATGTGGCTCTTTCGGTAACAAATCCCGCCTTGAATGCCTACACATTTCCACTCTCTTCCAGCCCAAAGTTCATCCGCTTGTATTTCTTCCCAGCTTCATACGCCCCCAACTTCGACCGATCCCAAGCCGTCTTCTCAGTCAAAGCCGGTGGCTTTACCCTTCTCCACGACTTCAACGCTTCAGCCACGGCTGATGCTTCTGCCTCGGATACTATATACAGAGAGTTCTGCTTCCACACTGAGTCAGGACAGAATTTGAATATCACGTTCAGTCCAGGCAAAGCAAGCCCAGATGCCTACGCGTTTATCAATGGGATTGAAATTCTCTCCATGCCCCCATATCTTTTCTACACTTCACCCCAGAGCCCGGATGGGGTTGCTTATGTAGGCAGCGCAAAGACGATTCGCATCGAGAACAACACTGCTCAGGAGATGGTGTACCGAATCAATATCGGTGACGAAAGCCGGATCTATTCCTATCAGGATACTGGTATGCACCGCAATTGGGATGGTTCTGGAGACGAGTACAGCTACTTAGACGATTTAAGTAGGAAGTTTACCTAA
- the LOC126611709 gene encoding phenolic glucoside malonyltransferase 1-like: protein MAEADPNLLKVTEVCRVAPEQQGTQEYFLLDLTFSDLFWLRFPPFQRIFFYEIPPFTDFDHILPKLKASLSTTLQHFLPLAGNLTWPQNSHKPILSYVRGDTVSLTIAESNQADHFHHLSSNDFVEAKQYQMLVPHLPISDEKATAMALQITLFANHGFSIGTSMHHAVLDGNTSTLFVKSWAYLCRHGGLISTSNSLPNQLTPFYGRMVVEDHARLASIYSNQFLNMDRPNNRSLMTKVRTDPVSLDLIRGTFQVTRTKVEALRQTVMSKKEQQEQYQSIHLSTFSLICAYAWVCLVKVEEMKAGVSLMFFSVDCRSRFDPPLPANYFGNCLTGRNAIAVTKELLGEDGLVVAVSAISEAIKSLDEGVLKGAENRVSSLYSGVRSKDRTKFSVAGSHRFKIYDTDFGWGRPRKTDVVSIDRTGAISLADSKNGGGGVEIGLVLKKHHMDVFASLFAKGLEYI from the coding sequence ATGGCAGAGGCAGACCCAAACCTGTTGAAGGTAACTGAGGTTTGCAGGGTAGCTCCAGAACAACAAGGCACACAAGAGTACTTCCTTCTTGATCTTACTTTCTCTGACTTATTCTGGCTAAGGTTTCCACCTTTTCAACGCATATTCTTCTATGAAATCCCTCCTTTCACCGACTTCGATCACATACTTCCCAAGCTCAAAGCATCCCTCTCTACTACCCTCCAACACTTTCTACCTCTAGCAGGAAACCTCACTTGGCCTCAAAATTCCCACAAACCTATTCTCAGCTACGTCCGAGGCGACACCGTTTCACTCACAATAGCCGAGTCTAATCAGGCTGATCATTTCCACCATCTTTCGAGTAATGATTTTGTTGAAGCCAAACAATACCAGATGCTTGTGCCCCATTTGCCAATATCCGACGAAAAAGCCACGGCCATGGCATTGCAAATCACTCTATTTGCTAACCACGGCTTTTCTATCGGAACATCCATGCACCATGCAGTCCTCGACGGCAACACTTCAACCCTATTTGTAAAATCATGGGCTTACCTCTGTAGACATGGAGGATTAATCTCAACGTCTAATTCGTTACCGAATCAGCTAACACCATTTTACGGCAGAATGGTCGTCGAGGATCATGCCCGGCTCGCGTCGATTTACTCAAACCAATTTCTCAACATGGACCGACCCAACAATAGAAGCTTGATGACTAAAGTGCGTACAGATCCTGTTTCACTTGACCTAATTCGAGGCACGTTCCAAGTTACGCGCACAAAAGTTGAAGCCCTAAGGCAAACGGTGATGTCCAAGAAGGAACAACAAGAACAATATCAATCGATTCACTTGTCAACGTTTTCTCTCATATGTGCCTACGCATGGGTTTGCTTAGTCAAGGTTGAGGAGATGAAAGCTGGCGTATCACTCATGTTCTTTAGTGTTGATTGTAGGTCCCGCTTTGACCCTCCTCTACCAGCAAACTATTTTGGCAACTGCTTAACTGGCCGTAATGCAATTGCAGTGACAAAAGAGCTACTGGGAGAAGATGGCTTGGTTGTGGCTGTGAGTGCAATTAGTGAAGCCATAAAAAGTTTGGATGAGGGGGTCTTGAAAGGGGCAGAGAATCGGGTTTCAAGTTTGTACAGTGGCGTGCGTAGCAAAGATCGTACAAAATTTTCCGTTGCTGGCTCACATCGGTTTAAGATTTACGACACTGATTTTGGATGGGGAAGGCCGAGGAAGACAGACGTCGTTTCGATAGACAGGACCGGAGCGATCTCTCTTGCAGATAGCAAGAATGGTGGCGGAGGAGTTGAGATAGGGTTGGTTTTGAAAAAACATCACATGGATGTTTTTGCTTCTCTGTTTGCCAAAGGTCTTGAGTACATAtga
- the LOC126610926 gene encoding receptor-like protein kinase FERONIA codes for MNNPISKHPNKTPTPLLLPLFFHMITMCMAGDSPPIYRPSEQITLQCGSSGTKFGQDSRYWDGDIDTSFFPFGAAGNKSIFKEAPSPSSSGQVPYSTARLSRFEFTYTFPLSSGPKFIRLYFYPASYAPNFNRSQALFSVKAGGFTLLHDFNASATADASASDTIYREFCLHTESGQNLSITFTPSKASPDAYAFINGIEIISMPPYLYYTSPQSPVGVAYVGSKNTIRIENNTALEMVYRINIGDERRIYSDQDTGMYRNWDGLGDDYNYLDDLSRKFSVLPHNSSVQLDFSGIPEYSAPKEVYQTGRSMGMNKTINKSYNLTWEFPVDSMFAYLVRLHFCEFDAYVTMPQDRLFHIYISNQSVEQMADIILWSGGNGKPVYRDYVVFMSGNPAIPKKVNLFLALEASKQDWLTKYNDAILNGLEMFKLSTNQNLARQSPDPPPIAPTNGTSKPSTRSRTPLLATVIGVASGILGLSVLGFLVFRRWQKVKDTGSDGSSSLPPHLCRCFSLSEIKAATQNFSQGFIVGVGGFGHVYKGHIDGGATPVAIKRLKPESKQGACEFKTEIELLSQLRHRHLVSLIGYCTDKNEMILVYDYMSRGTLADHLYHNDNPPLSWGQRLQICIGAARGLRYLHSDAQGTIIHRDVKSTNILLDEKWVAKVSDFGLSKMGTTTMSKTHISTAVKGSFGYLDPEYYRRQQLTVKSDVYSFGVVLCEVLCSRPAVVHAVETRQMNLAEWAKSCHRDRELDQIIDPNMKGKIETECLNKFVEIAMSCINDNGIERPTMNDVVRGLEFALQLHQKCGERNDEYALASVPGCATNESVQCISRKIFSEINNSNGR; via the coding sequence ATGAACAACCCTATCAGCAAACACCCTAATAAAACTCCCACTCCTCTTCTCCTTCCCCTTTTTTTCCACATGATAACCATGTGCATGGCCGGGGACTCGCCGCCAATCTACCGTCCGTCTGAACAAATCACCCTTCAATGTGGCTCTTCCGGTACCAAATTCGGCCAAGACTCCCGATATTGGGATGGAGATATTGACACATCTTTTTTTCCATTCGGAGCAGCTGGTAACAAATCCATATTCAAAGAAGCACCTTCTCCCTCTTCTTCCGGCCAAGTGCCTTACAGCACAGCAAGGCTTTCCCGCTTTGAATTTACCTACACATTTCCACTCTCTTCCGGCCCAAAGTTCATCCGCTTGTATTTCTACCCAGCATCATACGCCCCCAACTTCAACCGATCCCAAGCCCTCTTCTCAGTCAAAGCCGGTGGCTTTACCCTTCTCCACGACTTCAACGCTTCAGCCACGGCTGATGCTTCTGCCTCGGATACTATATACAGAGAGTTCTGCCTCCACACCGAGTCAGGACAGAATTTGAGTATCACATTCACTCCAAGCAAAGCAAGCCCAGATGCCTACGCGTTTATCAATGGGATTGAAATTATCTCCATGCCCCCATATCTTTACTACACTTCACCCCAGAGCCCAGTTGGGGTTGCTTATGTAGGCAGCAAAAACACGATTCGCATCGAGAACAACACTGCTCTGGAGATGGTGTACCGAATCAATATCGGTGACGAAAGGCGGATCTATTCCGATCAGGACACTGGTATGTACCGCAATTGGGATGGTTTGGGAGACGATTACAACTACTTAGACGATTTAAGTAGGAAGTTTAGTGTTTTACCACATAACAGTAGCGTTCAGCTTGACTTTTCTGGAATACCAGAGTACTCTGCTCCGAAAGAAGTTTACCAAACCGGCCGCTCAATGGGCATGAACAAGACCATAAACAAGAGCTACAATCTCACCTGGGAATTCCCTGTGGATTCAATGTTTGCTTACTTGGTTAGGCTTCATTTTTGTGAGTTTGATGCTTATGTTACGATGCCCCAAGACAGGCTATTTCATATCTACATCTCCAATCAATCCGTTGAGCAAATGGCAGATATAATCTTGTGGAGCGGTGGAAATGGAAAACCAGTGTACAGAGACTACGTTGTGTTCATGTCGGGGAACCCTGCAATCCCAAAGAAAGTCAATCTCTTTCTTGCACTGGAAGCAAGCAAGCAGGATTGGTTGACTAAATACAACGACGCAATCTTGAACGGACTCGAAATGTTCAAACTCAGTACAAATCAGAATCTCGCCAGACAAAGCCCCGACCCACCTCCTATAGCCCCAACAAACGGGACATCAAAACCAAGCACCAGGTCAAGAACTCCTTTGCTTGCCACGGTCATTGGTGTAGCTTCCGGCATACTTGGACTCTCTGTTCTTGGGTTCTTGGTTTTTAGGCGGTGGCAGAAAGTCAAGGACACTGGCTCGGATGGGTCGTCATCTTTACCACCACATTTGTGTCGTTGCTTTTCACTGTCGGAGATAAAAGCCGCCACCCAAAACTTCAGCCAGGGTTTCATTGTTGGTGTTGGAGGCTTTGGTCACGTGTACAAAGGGCATATCGACGGCGGGGCCACTCCCGTTGCGATCAAACGGCTGAAACCCGAGTCAAAGCAGGGAGCCTGTGAGTTCAAGACGGAAATCGAACTGCTCTCGCAACTCAGACACCGCCATTTGGTGTCTCTCATTGGGTACTGTACCGATAAAAATGAGATGATTTTGGTGTACGATTACATGTCTCGTGGGACACTCGCTGATCATCTCTACCACAACGACAACCCACCTCTCTCCTGGGGACAACGGCTCCAAATTTGCATTGGCGCCGCACGAGGGTTGCGCTACCTTCACAGCGATGCGCAGGGCACTATCATCCACCGTGACGTGAAGAGCACAAACATTTTATTGGATGAGAAATGGGTGGCCAAGGTTTCGGATTTTGGATTGTCGAAAATGGGCACGACCACCATGTCCAAGACCCACATTAGCACGGCCGTGAAAGGCAGTTTCGGTTACCTAGACCCGGAATACTACCGACGTCAACAACTAACGGTGAAGTCCGATGTGTACTCATTCGGTGTAGTGTTGTGTGAAGTACTGTGCTCAAGACCAGCCGTGGTGCATGCAGTGGAGACAAGGCAAATGAACTTGGCTGAATGGGCCAAGAGCTGCCATCGCGACAGGGAACTTGATCAAATTATTGATCCGAACATGAAGGGTAAGATTGAAACCGAGTGTTTGAACAAGTTTGTGGAAATTGCTATGAGTTGCATCAATGATAATGGGATCGAGCGGCCGACAATGAATGATGTTGTGAGAGGGCTTGAGTTTGCATTGCAACTACACCAGAAGTGCGGTGAAAGGAACGACGAGTATGCCTTGGCTAGTGTGCCAGGTTGCGCTACGAATGAATCCGTTCAGTGCATATCCAGGAAGATCTTCTCAGAAATCAACAATTCGAATGGGAGATGA
- the LOC126610928 gene encoding nuclear transport factor 2-like isoform X1, whose amino-acid sequence MFEKCKRVILEPFWALQTQSVNLHQGWLLASTKDSSFLSCANCSSVPLSVSLSVSLSLARSLSVCLTRSLLFGGRYPTISTVPKALSLPNQYSIPTKGMALQNAISRPTPSAQLVGNAFIEQYYHILHNNPGLVHRFYQDSSILSRPDSNGVMTSVTTMQGINEKILSLNYNKYKAEIKTADAQKSYEDGVTVLVTGCLTGKDNLKRKFAQSFFLAPQDNGFFVLNDVFRFVEDGDLLENHSVNEVNDAATILSSQDPEATHVPDPPAPDLETTQVEENPIMVEETYDTSDHERQYTTESDMEPPSYSNGNDVTVAVEPASTTAQEDSSKKSYASIVKVPKGSPGPSKVYVPTNTVRVASKKAETNLPGPTAPASVPEASAPTSTSALESSDTNEEVEGYSIYIRNLPLNVTTDQLQEEFKKFGPIKQGGVQVRNKKLQGHCFGFVEFESSSSMNSAIQASPITIGGRQAVIEIKRTTTRVGSSERGRFPPAGRGGFRNDSFRGRGNYGGGRSFGRNEYVRRGEFSGRGRGGPAGRSGYGYQARGRGGRSSEANQNAVSA is encoded by the exons atgttcgAAAAGTGTAAAAGAGTTATACTTGAACCATTCTGGGCACTCCAAACCCAAAGTGTGAATTTGCATCAGGGTTGGTTGTTGGCGTCTACCAAAGACTCTTCCTTTTTATCGTGCGCTAACTGTTCGTCTGtccctctctctgtctctctctctgtctctctctctctcgctcgtTCGCTCTCAGTCTGTCTCACTCGCTCACTCTTGTTTGGCGGAAGGTACCCTACCATCTCCACCGTCCCCAAAGCTCTGTCTCTCCCAAACCAATATAGCATTCCCACAAAAGG AATGGCCTTGCAGAATGCAATTTCTCGACCCACTCCTAGTGCCCAACTTGTTGGAAATGCTTTCATTGAGCAGTATTACCATATTCTTCATAATAACCCAGGCCTGGTCCATCGGTTTTATCAGGATTCAAGCATACTAAGCCGGCCTGATTCCAATGGCGTGATGACATCAGTGACCACTATGCAA GGAATCAATGAGAAGATCCTTTCCTTAAATTACAACAAATATAAGGCTGAGATAAAGACTGCTGATGCTCAGAAGTCTTATGAAGATGGGGTGACTGTGTTAGTTACTGGTTGTTTAACAGGCAAGGATAACTTGAAAAGGAAATTCGCCCAATCATTTTTTCTTGCCCCTCAAGACAATGGGTTCTTTGTATTGAATGATGTCTTTAGATTTGTGGAAGATGGAGATCTTTTAGAAAACCATTCAGTTAATGAAGTTAATGATGCTGCAACAATCCTCTCAAGCCAGGATCCAG aggCAACTCATGTTCCTGATCCTCCTGCACCTGATCTGGAAACTACTCAAGTTGAAGAGAATCCAATTATGGTTGAGGAAACTTATGACACATCAGACCATGAGAGACAATACACTACAGAATCTGACATGGAACCCCCGTCTTATTCAAATGGGAACGATGTCACTGTGGCAGTTGAGCCGGCTTCTACGACAGCCCAAGAGGATAGTTCGAAGAAGTCGTATGCATCAATT GTTAAAGTTCCTAAAGGGAGTCCGGGACCAAGTAAGGTTTATGTGCCTACTAATACTGTAAGAGTGGCTTCTAAGAAAGCGGAAACTAATTTGCCTGGGCCAACTGCACCTGCTTCTGTGCCTGAAGCATCAGCCCCAACTAGCACTAGTGCCTTAGAGAGTAGTGATACTAATGAGGAAG TTGAGGGCTATTCTATTTACATAAGGAATTTGCCCTTAAACGTGACGACTGATCAGCTTCAGgaagaattcaagaaatttgGACCAATAAAGCAAGGAGGCGTCCAAGTCCGAAATAAGAAA CTCCAGGGCCACTGTTTTGGATTTGTTGAGTTCGAGTCTTCAAGTTCCATGAATAGTGCCATTCAG GCTTCACCAATCACTATTGGTGGCCGTCAAGCTGTCATCGAGATAAAGAGAACTACCACTCGAG TTGGTAGCAGTGAAAGAGGTAGATTTCCTCCTGCTGGAAGGGGTGGGTTCCGAAATGACAGCTTTAGAGGCCGTGGGAACTATGGCGGTGGCCGGAGCTTTGGCAGAAACGAATATGTGAGAAGGGGCGAATTCTCAGGCCGAGGCAGGGGTGGCCCAGCTGGGCGCAGTGGATATGGTTATCAGGCACGAGGGAGGGGCGGACGCTCAAGTGAAGCAAACCAGAATGCTGTTTCTGCATAA